CCCTTTGCTGAAGAACTTTTCCAAGGTGAACTCGATACCTCTATTAAAACCAGTACCATCATTGACCAAGGATACCCGGTCATTGTCAAAAACAAAATCGGCGCCTTCGGTTAACGAGGAATAGCTAGACGGAAAGGGTTCCACTAAAGCATTTTCAATATCTTGGTAATAGACTTCTACCTTGCCACGCCAGTTAGCTGCCAATTTTATATCGTAACCCAATACATAATGGGAACTACGGACAAAATCCAGATTGTGGTTGGTCTGTATTGCTTCGCCATTGATACTCTCATTAATAAAAAGTAATGGCAATGGGGCAGGTTGATGATGCAAACCATAACCAAAGCTTAGTGTTTGGGAACTGGAAAAATTATATTTAATTCCTGCTCGGGGTTCAAATACAAACTGCTCGTTAAGAGAACTGTACAGGTTGTGCAATCCTGCATTGAGTGTTATGCTTTCCGTTAACCGGAATCGTCCTTGCAGGTATGGTTGAACAATTGCAAATGTCTCATCAACATCTCTAACGGTAGCAAAATCTGGGTCTCCGTCTCCGTCAGTATCAGGTTGCTCCTCTCTATCTCTAAGCAAAGATTCGAGACCGAAGTTCTCCACTAAGATTCCACTACGCAGAGTCACTTTGTTGCTTAACTTACTATTAAAAAGGGTTGAAAAAGTAAGTCTGTATTCTAGGTCATCGGTATCGAAAAAAGGAATAACCCGTTCATCAGGGGTATCCTTATTAAAATAACGATCAGCATTTACCTCACTCTGCGCCAATGAGCCTCCTATAATAGTTCGTAAATAGGTGTTATTACCAAGATTGATGCGATGCTTTATGCCCAATACTCCAAAACGTGATTCAACAAAAAGGTCTTCGTCCTCTGCGGCAAACAAATCATCCTCATCGATTTCATCCCCTAGAAAGTCTATATTGGACGTTGCCAAAATGCCAAACAGGGAGAAGTTTCCCAATTTTCCTTTTCCAAAGTTTAGATTGAAGGATATATCTGCATAATTAGGAACTGCAGTAGATGCTCCACCAGCTCCGCCACCAATAAGGCCAATCAGAGAATAACGAGCAGCTAGAAGAAAAGAGCCATTGTTGTTACCCATAGGTCCCTCGGCAGTAGCTTCCAAACCTGTAAATGCTCCTGCTTGTGCAGTAAATTCATAGTTGTCCACATTTCCGCTCCTAAAACTAAGGTCAAAAACACCCCCAAGTGCATTACCATACTCTGCGGGGAATGCTGAGGTAATGAAATCGGAATTTTTTAGCATATTTGGGTTGATGGCAGAAACAGGACCGCCTGTAGTACCAAAAGCTGCAAAGTGATTGGGGTTTGGAATGGGAATTCCCTCTACCCTCCAAAGCAATCCTATTGGGGAGTTGCCCCTTACAACGATATCATTTCGGCTATCATCTGGAGTAGATACTCCGGCAAAGTTTGCTGCCAACCGACCAACATCGCTTCGCCCACCAGAAAAACGGGTTACTTCCTCAATTCCAAATTGGCGAGCAGATACTGTGGCAGACTTGTTCAAGGGTCTGTCTTTGTTGGTATCGGATGTTAGCACTACTTCGTCTAACTGATTAAAAGACTCCAATAGCGCAATGGTGAGGCTTACATCTTTTCCGGAAGTGACGATTACATTCGGAATCGTTATGCTTTCATAACCGATATAGCTTATTTGGACGGCCCGCCTTCCCAAGGGAACTTCCTTCAGAATAAAGCGACCATCAAAATCCGTAATCGTTCCAGTTGCCAATTCAACATTTAAAAGCTCAACTGTTGCGCCTTGCAGGGGCTGCTCGGATTGCTTGTCGATTACAATTCCTTTTATTACTCCGGTTTGTGCCATTCCCGCTAATCCAACGAATGCGAATAACACTAAAACAATTTTTCTCATAGTTTTTTTGTTTGATTGAGCCAAAGGTGAACGATCATTGTTTTTGCAGGAAATATGATTGGTTGGAGTGTTAGATTTACTTTTAAAATGATAAATAAGAAAGTGGATGGTATATAGATAGTGAAATGGAAATGAATACAATTCAACAACAATAATGACAATACAAGATGTAATACAACGTATGGGAGGTTAGAAAATCAATTAAAAAACGGACTTGTGTATCTTTAACATACAAATGAAAAATGTTTTAGAAAAAAGAAGAGTGTACAAGTTTTTGTTCCGATGGATGGTCGTGAACGTGGTTTTCTTACTTATAAAGGTATCCGTTGAACACGATAGAAAAGAGATTGATTCTTTTTTGGACCCAACTACGCTATTCTATTATCTGACGACCTTTATGTTCTTTATGGTTACATGGGAATTTAACGATTGGTTGATAAAAAGGGAACGAAAAAGGGCAAAGCTTAATTTTAAAAATAGCTTAAAAATATTTGCGCAGACTATGGCATTATTACTGCCTTTAAGTGCAATTGTTTATTTTTTGGCACTCTTTCCACTTCGTGAGGCAATAGGCATTGTTTGCGAAGATCCTTTTTTGGAATTCAGAAGTGATTTTTTTAGGGTGGCG
The nucleotide sequence above comes from Flagellimonas sp. HMM57. Encoded proteins:
- a CDS encoding TonB-dependent receptor, yielding MRKIVLVLFAFVGLAGMAQTGVIKGIVIDKQSEQPLQGATVELLNVELATGTITDFDGRFILKEVPLGRRAVQISYIGYESITIPNVIVTSGKDVSLTIALLESFNQLDEVVLTSDTNKDRPLNKSATVSARQFGIEEVTRFSGGRSDVGRLAANFAGVSTPDDSRNDIVVRGNSPIGLLWRVEGIPIPNPNHFAAFGTTGGPVSAINPNMLKNSDFITSAFPAEYGNALGGVFDLSFRSGNVDNYEFTAQAGAFTGLEATAEGPMGNNNGSFLLAARYSLIGLIGGGAGGASTAVPNYADISFNLNFGKGKLGNFSLFGILATSNIDFLGDEIDEDDLFAAEDEDLFVESRFGVLGIKHRINLGNNTYLRTIIGGSLAQSEVNADRYFNKDTPDERVIPFFDTDDLEYRLTFSTLFNSKLSNKVTLRSGILVENFGLESLLRDREEQPDTDGDGDPDFATVRDVDETFAIVQPYLQGRFRLTESITLNAGLHNLYSSLNEQFVFEPRAGIKYNFSSSQTLSFGYGLHHQPAPLPLLFINESINGEAIQTNHNLDFVRSSHYVLGYDIKLAANWRGKVEVYYQDIENALVEPFPSSYSSLTEGADFVFDNDRVSLVNDGTGFNRGIEFTLEKFFSKGYYGLLTGSFFESKYEGSDGIERNSPFNNGYVVNFLTGREFKIGASGRNVLFVDTRLATSGGQYFTPIDLAASQEAGFEVQQEDSAFSERFDDYFRWDIKFGIRLNSSTKKRSHQFYVDLQNVTNNENAFVRRYNRLSNQIDQVNQIGFFPDFGYKFQF